The Castanea sativa cultivar Marrone di Chiusa Pesio chromosome 11, ASM4071231v1 genome contains a region encoding:
- the LOC142615539 gene encoding rhodanese-like domain-containing protein 4, chloroplastic — protein sequence MEALNAASLTPLSVLCDRKIEPRKLSSLPTSFPLKFSNSAVLSTNPPTLQQCLSRSFQGSLVLASSFLNTGIARALSYEEALQKSVNASSSGDFDAGGVLDSVISFGTENPVVIAGGATILAVSLVLSQILKQPKPWGVESAKNAYAKIGEEANAQLLDIRAPVEFRQVGTPDIRGLRKKPVSIVYKGEDKPGFLKKLSSKLKEPENTTLFILDKFDGNSELVAELVTVNGFKAAYAIKDGAEGPRGWMNSGLPWIPPRKALSLDFSNLTDGIGGAVGEGSDALSLTLGIAAATGLGLLAFSEVETILQVLGSAALVQFVSKKLLFAEDRKETLQEVDEFLNTKIAPKEFVNEIKEIGKALLPTTVPRNALPAPAEASLEPATTNNAVQKSEGAPEPKVETVGQPIPEINSVPKPEVKAESLPGFSKSLSPYPYYPDLKPPTSPSPSQP from the exons ATGGAGGCCCTCAATGCAGCAAGCTTGACCCCCCTGTCTGTTCTTTGTGACAGAAAAATAGAACCCAGAAAACTCTCATCACTACCTACATCTTTTCCACTTAAATTCTCTAATTCTGCTGTTTTGAGTACCAACCCACCAACTTTACAACAATGTTTATCAAGGAGTTTTCAAGGAAGTCTGGTCCTTGCATCTTCATTTCTTAATACTGGGATTGCTAGAGCTTTATCATATGAGGAAGCACTTCAAAAGTCTGTGAATGCCTCATCATCTGGGGATTTTGATGCAGGTGGGGTTCTGGATAGTGTTATAAGTTTTGGGACAGAGAATCCTGTAGTTATAGCGGGTGGTGCCACCATTCTGGCGGTTTCTTTGGTTTTGTCTCAGATTCTGAAGCAGCCAAAGCCATGGGGTGTTGAGTCTGCCAAAAATGCTTATGCAAAAATAGGTGAAGAAGCCAATGCTCAGTTGCTTGATATAAGAGCACCAGTGGAATTTAGGCAAGTGGGTACTCCAGATATCAGGGGTTTGAGGAAGAAGCCAGTGTCTATTGTTTACAAAGGCGAGGATAAGCCTGGGTTCTTGAAGAAGCTTTCTTCAAAGTTGAAGGAACCAGAAAATACCACATTGTTCATTTTAGACAA ATTTGATGGAAATTCCGAACTGGTTGCAGAGTTGGTCACTGTAAATGGATTCAAGGCTGCATATGCAATAAAAGATGGTGCAGAAGGACCACGAGGATGGATG AATAGTGGCCTTCCTTGGATACCACCAAGGAAAGCATTGAGTCTTGATTTTAGCAATTTGACAGATGGTATTGGCGGTGCAGTTGGA GAGGGTTCAGATGCTCTTTCTCTCACCCTTGGGATTGCTGCAGCCACTGGATTAGGTTTATTGGCTTTTTCAGAG GTAGAAACCATACTCCAAGTTTTAGGCTCAGCTGCTCTTGTTCAGTTTGTGAGCAAGAAACTCCTATTTGCTGAG GATCGGAAGGAAACCCTACAAGAAGTTGATGAGTTTTTGAACACAAAGATTGCCCCTAAAGAGTTTGTTAATGAAATAAAG GAAATTGGAAAAGCTCTTCTACCAACAACTGTACCTAGAAATGCTCTTCCTGCACCTGCTGAGGCAAGCCTAGAGCCTGCTACAACTAATAATGCTGTACAAAAATCAGAAGGAGCTCCTGAGCCAAAAGTAGAAACAGTTGGACAACCTATTCCTGAGATAAATTCAGTGCCAAAACCAGAAGTTAAAGCAGAATCACTTCCTGGATTTTCAAAATCACTTTCTCCATATCCATAC